Sequence from the Clostridium botulinum genome:
GTATAAATCCAGAGTATTCAGAGATAGAAACAGATATTTATAATCCATGTTTTGAAAATTCAAGAATGGGAGTTACTTTGGAGAATTTTAAAATAGAAGATCTTGATGGGATAGATGGATTGCATTTTCATACTATGTGTGAGCAAAATTCAGATACATTAGCTAGAACAATTAAAGTTATTGATAATAAGTTTGGTAAGTATATAAAAAATATGAAGTGGATAAATTTTGGTGGAGGTCACCATATAACAAGAGAAGACTATGATATGGAAACTTTAATAGATGTAATTTTATATATAAAAAATAAATATGATGTTGATATTTATTTGGAACCAGGTGAAGCCGTAGCTTTAAATAGTGGATTTCTAATTTGTACTGTTTTAGATGTAATAAAAAATGGGATGAATATTGCAATAGTAGATACATCAGCAGTGTGTCATATGCCTGATGTACTTGAAATGCCATACAGACCACATATTATAAATTCAGGAATGCCAAATCAGTATGAATATACATATAGATTAGGTGCTCCAACTTGCCTCGCAGGAGATGTAGTAGGTGATTATTCGTTCAAAGAACCTTTAAAAGTAGGAGATAAACTAGCATTTTGTGATATGGCTATTTATTCAATGGTTAAAAATAATACTTTTAATGGAATAAATTTGCCTGCTATAGTTAAATATAGTGATGAAAAAGGTGTAGAAATTATAAAAAAATTTGGATATGAAGATTTTAAATCACGATTATAAAAAATAAATAATGTTAATAAAATTTAGTTTAATAATATTATAAAAACATTACTAGAAATTTTACATTCTAGTAGTGTTTTTAAGAGATTTAAATTAAAGATTATATATATCAGAAAACTCAACATTATAACGTTCAATATTAGCATTTAATGTTTTAGTATGAAATTCTGAAATTTCTTTAGATTCAAGTTCTTTAATTGGAATAGTAAAGATGATTTCAGCTCCATCTTCAAATAGAGTATTTACCCAAATATCACCACCGTGTAAATCTACTAAAGATTTTACTAAAGCAAGTCCTATTCCACTACCCTCACAACGTCTATTTAACAAGTTATCTAGTTGGGTAAATCTATTGAAAATTATTTTAGCGTCCTCTTTATCAATTTTAGATCCACTATTTCTTACAGATATAACTACATTTTTATAATAAGAATCTACATTTAAATTTACTTCAATTGAATCATTTTCTTTGGTGAATTTTACTGCATTTGATAATAAGTTTAATAATATTGTTTCAATTTTTTCTGGATCACATGATGTTAAAATTTCTTCTTCTGTTGTGTCAAATATTATCTCTCTTTTTTTACTACCAATATGATCTGCAACAGATAAAACTATTTCTTCAATTAAATTAACTATATTACATTTTATTGATTTTAACTCATAATACCCACCATCTATCTTTGTTAAATCCAATAAGTTATTTACTAATTTTAGTAATCTATAAGAGTTTTGTTTTATTCCCCTAATATACTGAAAAATTTTTTCTTTGTCTTCGGAACAAGGGCAATTAGATAATTTTATAGAGATTAATTGAATTGCTGTAAGTATTATGTTAAGTGGAGTTCTAAACTCATGAGAGACATTAGCAAAAAAAGTTGTTTTTAAAGTCTCTAATGCTATCGTTTCTTCTAAATGCTTTTTTTCTTCTTTTAATTTTTTTTCTTCAGTTATATCTTTACCAGTTAATATAATATGATTTTTATCTTGAATTAAATTCCAATTCCATTCTAGTGTTTTATATTGACCATTTTTACAAAGGTATCTATGAATAAGTCCAGAACCTTTAAATTTACCTGAATTACGTACATTTTTTCTAAAATTATTAGACTTTTCAATATCATCTGGATAAATTAAATCTTGAAATTTTTTATATAAAAGTTCATCTTCATTCCAACCAAGCGTATTAGTAAAATTGTTGCTTATTTTAAGAAAGGTTCCGTCAAAATCTACTAAAGCACATGAATCAGTTGCCGTGTCTAAAAATAATTCTAATTCTTTTTCTATATAAAGACGTTTTTGAAATTCATTTTTTAATTGGCAGGAAAGAATATGATTTTTTATTAATATTCCTAGTTTATTACAGGTTGATTTTATAAAATCTTCTTGTGAAAATTTAGGGGTGTAGTTTGCTGGATAATAAATATTTAATACACCAATTAAATCATTGGAATATTTTATACTACAAGATCTTATATAATATATAGAATTATTTTTTTGATATTTTTTCTGATAAGTAGAAAATATACTATTTTTACTAACTTCAAAAACATTATTGTATACATTTTTATTCAAATTGATAATATCATTATTAGTTAGTGGAACAATCTCTTTAATATCAATATTACTTTTACCTGCATTTAAATATAAATTTAAACATTTATCAGATTTATTATACAAAAATAAGCTAATGCCCTCAGTATTTAATTTACTAGATAAACTGTCAATGATTTTTTGTAATTTATATAAATATTTATTACTAGTATTCTTATTGTTAATAATATCTTTGGTGTTAATTAGAGGAAGTATGATATCATTGTTTAATTCATTAGAATTAAAAAGATTTTGCAAATCTTCATCTAATGTTTTATCAAAAGTAGTATCTCTTGCTATAGCCATGATCCAAGGCAAATTATTATTTTTTCTTTTTAATGGAGTTTTATAAATTTCAAACCATCGTTTTTTTCCTTTAACATTTATTTTATTTTCACTTAATGTTGGGATATTTCTTGATAATATTTTTTTATCATCTTCATTAATAATATTAGCAAGTTTAGTATTTCCAAAATCAAAATCAGTTTTTCCGATAATTTCATCTTTTGAAAGATTCATATTTTCAGAAAAAGTTTTATTTACATAAGTGTATTCACCATTTTTATCCTTTGTCCAGATACAATTAGGTATAGAATCTAGTATATTTTCTAAATCTTCAATTGTATATTTTCTTTTTATAGAATTTTCGTGGGAATTCATACGATGCACCTCCCTGAAAGTACAAAATTTATTATTTAAACCTATTATAGGCTGAATTTAAGTGTATATCAACAATATAATAGAATTTATGTAATATATTGTAATGAAAACTCTTAAATGCAATTGTTTTTACGATGTTTCAATTGTTTTATTTACATATATTAGAATATAATTATGTTATATCATGTTTTAAAATAGTAATGATATTTTATGATTAATATTTTATTTTAAATAAAGTTTAGTACTAAATTATCTTTGGGGTAGAAAGGATTTAAGAATTTATGAATAAAAATGTAGAAACTTTTATAGGCTGTGACAATAATTATGATGAATCAAAAATAGTTGTTTTTGGAGCACCATTTGATTCGACCACATCATTTAGACCAGGAACAAGATTTGCCAGTAAAGTAATGAGAAGTGAGTCTTTTGGAATTGAAACTTATAGCATATATCAAGATAGGGACTTAGAAGATATATGCATTTTTGATGGAGGAGATTTAGAACTTAGTTTTGGAAACCCAGAAAATGCATTAACTGATATTGAAAATTTTACAGCTAAGTTAATTAATGATAATAAAATACCATGTATGATTGGGGGAGAACACCTAGTTACATTAGGAGCATTTAGAGCTATAAGTAAAAAATATCATGATATTCATGTTATACATTTTGATGCTCATGCAGATTTAAGAGATGAATATTTAGGTCAAAAGTTATCTCATGCAACAGTTATGCATAGGATATGGGATATAATTGGAGATAATAGAATATTTCAATTTGGGATTAGATCAGGGGAGAAGAGTGAAATATATTGGGGACAAAATCATGTATTTACCAATAAATTTAATTTTCATAGATTAGAACAAATTACTAATGAATTAAAAGGAAAACCAGTATACTTTACATTGGATTTAGATGTATTAGATCCATCAGTATTTCCAGGGACAGGAACTCCAGAAGCAGGTGGTGTTACTTTTATGGAATTATTAAAAGCTATATTAGATGTAAGTAAATTAAATATTGTAGGAATGGATATAAATGAACTTTGCCCAATATATGATCAAAGTGGAAGTTCAACAGCATTAGCATGTAAAGTATTAAGGGAATTGTTACTTAGTATTTATTAAATGATCATTTTAATAGGAAGTTATTTAATAAATATTAATAAAATTCAAAAAGTGTACAATAATTAATAATAAAGATTGTACACTTTTTTGAATCTTATTATTTAAAATTAAATATTAAGATTTTCCTAATTTGTTAGCTGTTAAAATAGCAGCATATACATCATATGTTGTAACTTCAAATGGCATATTGTGAATAGTTTCATTTTCGGCGCAACAAGCTTCAGCTACTCTCATGATATCATCTTTATCGATATTTTTAATTCCCATTTCAGATAAATTAGTTGGAAGTCCAATTAATCTGCAGAAATTTATAACTTCTCTGATTTCTTCAATAGGTGCATTTTCTAGCACTAGTTGTGTAATTGTACCAAATGCAACTTTTTCTCCATGATATAAGTCGTGACATTCTTTTAAAATTGTAAAGCCATTGTGTATGGCATGTGCAGCCGCTAATCCTCCACTCTCAAATCCTAAACCACTTAATAATGTGGTTGCTTCTACTATGTTCTCAACTGCCTTAGTAACAACATTATTATTAACAGCAAGCTTTGCTTTATATCCTTCTGATAATAATGTTTTGTAACATGCGTGGGCTAATGTTTCTGCTGCTAATGTTATATGTCCACCAGCTAAATTAAGGCTATTTGCTCTTCTACAAGCTCTTGCTTCAAAATAAGTTGCTAGTGCATCTCCCATACCAGAAATTAATAATCTTGATGGAGCATTAACTATAATTTTTGTATCTAGTAAGACCACATCAGGATTTTTCTTTAATATTAAGTATTTATCAAAAATACCATTATCTGTATAAATAACGGATAATGCACTACAAGGAGCATCCGTAGAAGCGATTGTTGGAGCTATTACTACAGGAACATCTTCATAATATGCTACAGCTTTAGCAGTGTCTAGAATTTTACCACCACCTATTCCTATAACAACATTACAATTATTATCTTTAAATGATTTTTGCAATCTCATTATTTCAGTTTCTGAGCATTCTCCATTAAATATTTCAAATGTTAAATTTTCATCGCTATTAGAAAAACTATTCTTTATAGTGTTAGATACCCTTTTCATTCCAGAGGTACTAATGATTACAAAAAAGTTATCCCCTAAATTTTTAGTATGTGTTGCTATATTTTCAAGTTCGCCATTACCTTGAACATATTTACCTGGTGAAATGATAATATTTGCCATAGTTATCCCTCCTAAAATATATAAAATAATATATGTCTAGTATAGCATACAAAATTAAAATATGGTTTATATGACAAATTTTATTAATTAAATATTGATAAAGCTTTAGAATGGTGTTATATAATTTATTTGGAAATTTTAAGATATATTATAAATTTAATTAATAAAAGATTAAAAAGAACATAAATATTGATAGAAATACATATAAATATTGCTAAAAATAAGGAATAAACAAAAATATACAACTAATATAAAGAATTATGTAAAAATTACGATTATGTAATTATAGATAACAATGTGTTTAGAAAGGTGTGATTGTTTTGAAGAGTAATAAGAAGATGAACACTATTCAAAAAAAATTACTTGTAAATATAACTTTGATGGTATTAATTCCTATAATAATATTAGGGATAATGGCAACTATGCTTACTATAAAATCTAACAATAAAAACTTTGAAT
This genomic interval carries:
- a CDS encoding PAS domain-containing sensor histidine kinase, which codes for MNSHENSIKRKYTIEDLENILDSIPNCIWTKDKNGEYTYVNKTFSENMNLSKDEIIGKTDFDFGNTKLANIINEDDKKILSRNIPTLSENKINVKGKKRWFEIYKTPLKRKNNNLPWIMAIARDTTFDKTLDEDLQNLFNSNELNNDIILPLINTKDIINNKNTSNKYLYKLQKIIDSLSSKLNTEGISLFLYNKSDKCLNLYLNAGKSNIDIKEIVPLTNNDIINLNKNVYNNVFEVSKNSIFSTYQKKYQKNNSIYYIRSCSIKYSNDLIGVLNIYYPANYTPKFSQEDFIKSTCNKLGILIKNHILSCQLKNEFQKRLYIEKELELFLDTATDSCALVDFDGTFLKISNNFTNTLGWNEDELLYKKFQDLIYPDDIEKSNNFRKNVRNSGKFKGSGLIHRYLCKNGQYKTLEWNWNLIQDKNHIILTGKDITEEKKLKEEKKHLEETIALETLKTTFFANVSHEFRTPLNIILTAIQLISIKLSNCPCSEDKEKIFQYIRGIKQNSYRLLKLVNNLLDLTKIDGGYYELKSIKCNIVNLIEEIVLSVADHIGSKKREIIFDTTEEEILTSCDPEKIETILLNLLSNAVKFTKENDSIEVNLNVDSYYKNVVISVRNSGSKIDKEDAKIIFNRFTQLDNLLNRRCEGSGIGLALVKSLVDLHGGDIWVNTLFEDGAEIIFTIPIKELESKEISEFHTKTLNANIERYNVEFSDIYNL
- the speB gene encoding agmatinase, which codes for MNKNVETFIGCDNNYDESKIVVFGAPFDSTTSFRPGTRFASKVMRSESFGIETYSIYQDRDLEDICIFDGGDLELSFGNPENALTDIENFTAKLINDNKIPCMIGGEHLVTLGAFRAISKKYHDIHVIHFDAHADLRDEYLGQKLSHATVMHRIWDIIGDNRIFQFGIRSGEKSEIYWGQNHVFTNKFNFHRLEQITNELKGKPVYFTLDLDVLDPSVFPGTGTPEAGGVTFMELLKAILDVSKLNIVGMDINELCPIYDQSGSSTALACKVLRELLLSIY
- the nspC gene encoding carboxynorspermidine decarboxylase, giving the protein MLDNIDLNKLPSPCYLVDERLLKKNLERLNYVQEETGANIILATKAFSMYSTFPLIGKYLKGVTSSSLFEARLGYEEMGKQVHIFSPAYRQDEFDEIMKYCDHIVFNSFNQWKLYKDRVKTYSNKKIECGIRINPEYSEIETDIYNPCFENSRMGVTLENFKIEDLDGIDGLHFHTMCEQNSDTLARTIKVIDNKFGKYIKNMKWINFGGGHHITREDYDMETLIDVILYIKNKYDVDIYLEPGEAVALNSGFLICTVLDVIKNGMNIAIVDTSAVCHMPDVLEMPYRPHIINSGMPNQYEYTYRLGAPTCLAGDVVGDYSFKEPLKVGDKLAFCDMAIYSMVKNNTFNGINLPAIVKYSDEKGVEIIKKFGYEDFKSRL
- a CDS encoding glycerol dehydrogenase, producing the protein MANIIISPGKYVQGNGELENIATHTKNLGDNFFVIISTSGMKRVSNTIKNSFSNSDENLTFEIFNGECSETEIMRLQKSFKDNNCNVVIGIGGGKILDTAKAVAYYEDVPVVIAPTIASTDAPCSALSVIYTDNGIFDKYLILKKNPDVVLLDTKIIVNAPSRLLISGMGDALATYFEARACRRANSLNLAGGHITLAAETLAHACYKTLLSEGYKAKLAVNNNVVTKAVENIVEATTLLSGLGFESGGLAAAHAIHNGFTILKECHDLYHGEKVAFGTITQLVLENAPIEEIREVINFCRLIGLPTNLSEMGIKNIDKDDIMRVAEACCAENETIHNMPFEVTTYDVYAAILTANKLGKS